The nucleotide window GGCTCTTATCCACGGATTCATCATAATATATCCTTACTCACACCAAATGGCTGGATAAACTGCTCTTCATTTGAGGATGCAAATGGAAGAGTTTATTATGACTGGATACCTGTTATAAAGCTGTGGTCGTGATAAAAATGAAGGAAGACAAAAATCAAAAGGAGATGAAAAGAAAAACTTTGGGTGGAATGTTGTTAATATGCTTGGTGTTATGTGTTAATGGGACAGTGAGCGCAGAGGATACTACCAATAAAAAAATTTTATTTGATGAATCACATCATCAGTTTTGGTGTAACTGTATAGATGCCGGATTAGCTGACTTTGCCACAGAGTTGCGTAATAATGGATATCAGGTAGATAGAGTAACCGATGGACCACTCACGTATGATAAATTAAAAGACTATGATGTCTTTGTTTTGCCAAACGGGTTTGTGGGAAAACATTCCTTTGACGAAGGGGTTAAATTACTTACGGACGATGAGATAAAAGCGATAAAGAAATTTGTTACTGAAGGTGGAGGACTTTTCTTATTTGGATGTGGATGGTCTTGGGTGGATTACACCCATCTTTCCATAGAAAAAGCTCCGGTTAATCAAATCGGGAAAGAATTGGGAATTAAGCTGAATGACGATATTATATACGACTCTACCAATCGTTACCCAGATTGTAGCGAAGGTTGTCCGATTTTTCACAGACCGTTCATCAAAGAACATTCAATAACAGAAGATGTATATAAAATCACCAATTGTGAAGGTTTGCCAAGTTCATTAACCATCAGTGACCCCTCAGTGAATATTATAATTTCTGGAGATGAAGATTCCTATATGGGATATAGGGGCAAATATTATAACAAGGGCGAAAAGCCACCTTTCATTGCAGTAGCTGAATATGGAAAAGGCAAGATAGTTTTTGCCGGGCATGAAGGATTTTTATCAAGCGCTGATGAAAACAACGACGGAATCAAAAATCTTTACGAATATGACAATAAAAGATTGGGGTTAAACATTATAGACTGGCTTGCATCATATCCAAGACCTTTCTCCATTAAAATAGACCACATCGAGTATCCAACCGAGGTAGATACAAGCAAAAGCTTTACAATATCCGTAACTGTTCGTTGCTCTTTTAGCGTCTCAAATGATGCTATGGTTCAAGTGTATGAGCATGCTGGAGCTCTCCTCGGGCAAAAT belongs to bacterium and includes:
- a CDS encoding PGF-CTERM sorting domain-containing protein, which codes for MKEDKNQKEMKRKTLGGMLLICLVLCVNGTVSAEDTTNKKILFDESHHQFWCNCIDAGLADFATELRNNGYQVDRVTDGPLTYDKLKDYDVFVLPNGFVGKHSFDEGVKLLTDDEIKAIKKFVTEGGGLFLFGCGWSWVDYTHLSIEKAPVNQIGKELGIKLNDDIIYDSTNRYPDCSEGCPIFHRPFIKEHSITEDVYKITNCEGLPSSLTISDPSVNIIISGDEDSYMGYRGKYYNKGEKPPFIAVAEYGKGKIVFAGHEGFLSSADENNDGIKNLYEYDNKRLGLNIIDWLASYPRPFSIKIDHIEYPTEVDTSKSFTISVTVRCSFSVSNDAMVQVYEHAGALLGQNIEPLSGTSSKTYTFSLIAPSTPKTWKLNIHTFYRGEGPGGWVQDDIETIYVKVKPKPTPTPSLAKETASKLINTVSTKIDALKRKNVDTSVIEQALSKAKDSYESEKYDEAYELAQNAQKMVDDAYETAGYIESAQSEIDEAKSISADVTHAESKLKDAKDALNKGNYEYARLWADEASELAKHASAGSVKIIDLKALATKYDQRTVAISGTIRDIKTVYGKGYTFALDDGSGMISVVYESGLGDIAEGDKVTVSGIFQASAGSVVADNVQKSGVGGVPGFEAIFTIAGLLAVAYLIRRRKEV